One Papaver somniferum cultivar HN1 chromosome 10, ASM357369v1, whole genome shotgun sequence genomic window carries:
- the LOC113316130 gene encoding F-box/kelch-repeat protein At1g57790-like, which yields MTEFCLRTQAINNLNNKPWSDLPPELLLEIAGKLGLLEHLSFRGVCQPWRLASSEASADLQSEIDTKPWFLLYGNGSHCSLLDSLSDKVYNIHMPELDGATCIASKEGWLLLYRNESLFFYRPYSHAKIELPKFPTQQLFDDHTATFSSTPISPDCMVFIGTRTSSTHLVLNVLRRGANVWVQYEETIYGPDPNFTFMTFCSSGEFCSGGELNLVSKTRNVIFSVEEKRWMHRVLVPSNTPGSSPVPWENRDPKIELKRKLGLGKGDSLTICGTEMIGEHNTCISNQEIKAVEEEGVDIRHNKGVWINPQFFQLPLNQNSWSL from the coding sequence ATGACTGAATTCTGCTTACGTACACAAGCCATTAACAATttgaataacaaaccttggtccgACCTTCCTCCCGAACTTCTTTTGGAAATTGCTGGTAAATTAGGCTTGCTCGAGCATCTTAGTTTTCGTGGTGTATGTCAACCGTGGCGCTTAGCTTCTTCAGAAGCTTCAGCTGACCTTCAGTCAGAAATTGATACCAAACCTTGGTTTCTACTCTATGGTAACGGTTCACACTGTTCTTTACTTGATTCTTTATCAGATAAAGTGTATAATATTCATATGCCGGAACTAGATGGTGCTACTTGCATAGCATCAAAGGAAGGTTGGCTTCTTCTATACCGAAATGAATCGCTGTTCTTCTACCGTCCTTACTCCCATGCAAAAATAGAGCTTCCAAAGTTTCCTACTCAGCAACTGTTTGACGATCATACTGCAACATTTTCATCAACTCCTATATCTCCAGACTGCATGGTTTTTATTGGCACCAGAACTAGTAGTACCCACTTGGTGTTAAATGTTCTTCGAAGAGGAGCTAATGTATGGGTTCAGTATGAAGAGACTATTTACGGACCAGACCCGAATTTTACATTCATGACATTTTGCAGTAGTGGTGAATTTTGCAGTGGTGGTGAATTGAATTTGGTGTCAAAAACCCGTAATGTTattttctctgttgaagaaaagAGATGGATGCACCGCGTCTTGGTACCCAGTAACACACCTGGGTCTTCTCCTGTACCATGGGAAAATAGAGACCCAAAAATTGAACTGAAACGAAAATTGGGGTTGGGAAAAGGTGATTCGCTTACAATTTGTGGGACGGAGATGATAGGCGAACATAATACATGCATAAGTAACCAGGAGATCAAGGCTGTTGAAGAGGAAGGTGTGGATATCCGCCATAACAAGGGAGTGTGGATTAATCCACAATTTTTTCAACTTCCTCTAAATCAGAACAGCTGGTCCCTTTGA
- the LOC113319359 gene encoding pentatricopeptide repeat-containing protein At2g36980, mitochondrial-like → MFQVTSKIVALAKSGKITLARKLFDEMQHRDTIAWNAMLTSYSKSGLYQDALSLFSEMRFSDTPLDDFTITSALSACADLGDFYHGSKIHGLVVRSGFQSSLPVGNCLIDMYGKCLVPLNACRMFEEIACQNDVSWCSLLFASMKSGQLDRGQWVFDNMPNHVEFAWNILIAGYSRTGKFELCLQLFRNMRKTASKPDLWTFTALMNACAELPNSYYGRMIHGCIAKTRWISEVEVSNSILSFYAKLGCCEDAVKIFESIESHTQVSWNAMIDAHIKVGDVHEALAVFHQAPEKNLVSWTTMITGYAKSGYVEKALSFLVDMTRNLLRPDEFTFGAVLHGCSNLAFEGPGMRNQELSHDLVAEVAAELKDFDCIVAGPDLGRDPHSSGYFLAVLYSKCRQIYTSCSERVLNAEVNSQDTSEEYRLFIKLRGCHVYASLTCHLSGMKWGFTT, encoded by the exons ATGTTTCAAGTTACATCAAAGATTGTTGCCTTAGCAAAATCAGGTAAAATCACTTTGGCACGAAAGCTGTTCGATGAAATGCAGCACAGAGACACAATAGCTTGGAATGCAATGCTAACTAGTTATTCTAAATCGGGTCTTTATCAAGATGCTTTAAGTTTATTTTCCGAAATGAGATTTTCTGACACTCCACTGGACGATTTCACTATTACGTCTGCTTTGAGTGCATGTGCTGATTTGGGGGATTTCTATCATGGAAGCAAAATTCATGGGCTTGTTGTTAGGTCTGGATTCCAATCTTCATTACCTGTGGGTAATTGTCTCATTGATATGTACGGGAAATGTTTGGTTCCTTTGAATGCGTGTAGAATGTTTGAAGAAATCGCTTGTCAAAATGACGTTTCTTGGTGTTCTCTTTTGTTTGCTTCTATGAAAAGTGGGCAATTAGATAGAGGGCAGTGGGTTTTCGATAATATGCCAAATCATGTAGAATTTGCATGGAACATACTTATTGCTGGTTATTCTCGAACTGGGAAGTTTGAGTTGTGTCTGCAGCTGTTTAGAAATATGAGAAAAACGGCATCCAAGCCTGATCTTTGGACGTTTACTGCACTTATGAACGCTTGTGCTGAATTACCCAATTCATACTATGGTCGAATGATCCATGGGTGCATTGCGAAGACCAGATGGATATCTGAAGTTGAAGTTAGCAATTCCATATTAAGTTTTTATGCTAAACTAGGCTGCTGTGAAGATGCAGTTAAGATTTTTGAGTCAATAGAATCCCATACCCAGGTTTCTTGGAACGCAATGATTGATGCTCATATAAAAGTTGGAGATGTTCATGAAGCTCTTGCGGTGTTTCATCAAGCACCAGAGAAAAATCTTGTTTCGTGGACTACTATGATTACTGGGTATGCAAAAAGTGGCTATGTGGAGAAGGCTCTTAGTTTCTTAGTTGACATGACAAGAAATCTTCTTCGGCCTGATGAATTTACTTTTGGAGCTGTTCTTCATGGATGTTCTAACTTGGCCTTTGAAGGACCTG GGATGAGAAATCAGGAATTATCTCACGATCTTGTAGCTGAGGTTGCTGCAGAGTTGAAAGATTTTGATTGCATTGTTGCTGGTCCAGATCTGGGAAGGGATCCACATTCTTCTG GGTATTTCTTGGCTGTTCTTTACTCCAAATGTAGACAGATATACACGTCCTGTTCAGAGAGAGTTCTGAATGCTGAAGTAAACAGTCAAGATACTtctgaggaatatcgg TTGTTTATAAAGCTGAGAGGATGTCATGTATATGCATCACTTACATGCCATCTCTCTGGCATGAAGTGGGGGTTTACAACTTGA
- the LOC113317657 gene encoding uncharacterized protein LOC113317657, with the protein MDDFDDDFGQYMKGEHDVDLFPEEEVFTPVDPSKMEVKTRFANKEAFKKHLRGYCVLNKCQYILDRSAPSRIKAECRFKTEHDCPWFVYASKKEGEKTFVLRKVNLEHKCEGDPQNRNRSADPHFVKDFVLDQMKNKPKKVVPDPYKIKEDFLAEKRVNIPYQCAWKARNLVLESLYGNYKESYNEVPAFCKMFTKCNDGSVAKFTFDTVNNTFESMTLSFEPAMRGWRKACRGVIGLDACHLTGEYGGVLMAATALDGQQKNMCWW; encoded by the exons ATGGATgactttgatgatgattttggtcaGTACATGAAGGGTGAGCATGATGTAGATCTTTTccctgaagaagaagtttttactCCAGTAGATCCTAGCAAAATGGAGGTAAAAACTAGATTTGCAAATAAGGAAGCATTTAAGAAACATCTCAGGGGTTATTGTGTTCTTAATAAGTGTCAATATATTTTGGATAGAAGTGCTCCCTCTAGAATTAAGGCTGAGTGTAGGTTTAAAACAGAACATGATTGTCCTTGGTTTGTGTATGCTAGCAAGAAAGAGGGTGAGAAGACTTTTGTTCTTAGGAAAGTGAATTTGGAACATAAGTGTGAAGGGGATCCCCAAAATAGGAATAGATCTGCTGATCCTCATTTTGTAAAGGATTTTGTTCTTGATCAGATGAAGAATAAGCCTAAAAAAGTTGTTCCAGACCCTTATAAAATCAAGGAAGACTTCTTAGCTGAAAAGAGAGTAAATATACCATATCAGTGTGCATGGAAGGCTAGGAATCTAGTTTTAGAGTCATTATATGGGAACTATAAAGAAAGTTACAATGAAGTACCAGCATTCTGCAAGATGTTTACAAAATGCAATGATGGGTCTGTTGCTAAGTTCACTTTTGACACAGTGAATAACACCTTTGAAAGCATGACACTCTCATTTGAACCTGCAATGAGGGGTTGGCGAAAAGCATGCAGGGGAGTTATAGGGCTTGATGCCTGCCATCTAACAGGGGAATATGGGGGAGTATTGATGGCTGCAACTGCACTTGATGGAC AACAAAAGAACATGTGCTGGTGGTGA